The window CATGGGGTATCCTCACCCACACATCAGGTAACTTATGGCTGCTCCACTCAAGGCCTGACCAGGTTCGTTCCTTAATGTTGAATGAGAATACCCCATAGGGATGTTTCTAATTAACTTCTTAATTTTTTAAAAAATTCTTTAAGCATCATTGAAGCTTTTGACGCTTCGATTCCGCCTATATATTGTATGCGATGATTAAAGGGATTGTCAAGCAATTTTATAACACTTTCAACCGCTCCAGCCTTTTGATCTTTTGCGCCATAATATAAATTTCTGATTCTTGATTGAATCATTGCGCCAGCACACATACTGCATGGTTCTAGTGTAACATAAACATCACAATTTTCCAAACGCCATGACCCAATTTTCTTAGATGCTTTTTTCATCGCTAGAAATTCGGCATGCCCCGCAAAATCTTGTTTACTTTCACGTAAATTGTGGGCTCTTGCAATTATTTTACCCTCATAAACAACGACTGCACCTACAGGAACCTCATCTTTGATGAATGCTTTTTTTGCTTCTTTAAGTGCTTCGTTCATGAAATACTCGTGACTATTTTTGTTCATCTTTTCCTACAACTTCATGTGCATGACGTGAACGAGGTTCATATGAATCTGATGCACCTACAACTACGATTGGATCATCGTATCTTGCTGGTTGCCCATTAATGATTCTTTGTGTTCTCGTAGCAGGCATGCCCGTTTTAACGCAAATTGCAGTCAGCTTTGTTACAAACTCAGCAATTGCTAATAACTGTGGCATTGGACCAAAAGGTTCACCCTTAAAATCACGATCTAATCCACCAATAATTACTCTTAATCCTTTGTCAGCTAACGTATCGGCAATTTTAATCACACCATCGTCTAAAAACTGAGCTTCATCAATAATAACAGCTTCAGTATCTGGTTCTAAAAGATTTAAAATTTCACTTGAATGATTAATTAAAATTGCATCCTCTGTTAATAGGTTGTGGGAAACAATTTCAGATTTTAGACTATATCTATTGTCTATACTCGGTTTAAATACTTGAAATTTTTGTTTCGCGTATCTTAAACGTTTTGCTCGTCTGATTAATTCTTCAGTTTTACCAGCAAACATTGGTCCACAAACAACTTCAATAAATCCATTTTTATATGTATGATACATCT of the Acholeplasma hippikon genome contains:
- a CDS encoding thymidine kinase codes for the protein MYHTYKNGFIEVVCGPMFAGKTEELIRRAKRLRYAKQKFQVFKPSIDNRYSLKSEIVSHNLLTEDAILINHSSEILNLLEPDTEAVIIDEAQFLDDGVIKIADTLADKGLRVIIGGLDRDFKGEPFGPMPQLLAIAEFVTKLTAICVKTGMPATRTQRIINGQPARYDDPIVVVGASDSYEPRSRHAHEVVGKDEQK
- the tadA gene encoding tRNA adenosine(34) deaminase TadA → MNKNSHEYFMNEALKEAKKAFIKDEVPVGAVVVYEGKIIARAHNLRESKQDFAGHAEFLAMKKASKKIGSWRLENCDVYVTLEPCSMCAGAMIQSRIRNLYYGAKDQKAGAVESVIKLLDNPFNHRIQYIGGIEASKASMMLKEFFKKLRS